One region of Chryseobacterium sp. C-71 genomic DNA includes:
- the clpX gene encoding ATP-dependent Clp protease ATP-binding subunit ClpX — protein sequence MNANQCSFCGKKRNEVQMLVSGQNGFICENCIEQAHSIVKESVSPTGYSPAETIDELKKPKQIKEFLDQYVIGQDQAKKQLSIAVYNHYKRLLHAKEENREVELEKSNIIMIGETGTGKTLLAKTIAKELNVPFCIVDATILTEAGYVGEDVESILSRLLMVADYDVEKAEKGIVFIDEIDKIARKSDNPSITRDVSGEGVQQGLLKLLEGSIVNVPPQGGRKHPDQKYIQVNTQNILFIAGGAFDGIKEIIERRMNKQAIGFSSEKINKVGEDDYILTNLNAIDLRSFGLIPELLGRFPIITYLEKLTKETMIRIMTEPKNSITNQFVELFKMDGTKLIFTESSIDKIVEETMEKGLGARGLRGTTEKVLEDYMFSIGEDEEIILTEDNILINK from the coding sequence ACGGATTTATTTGCGAAAACTGCATCGAGCAGGCACATTCTATCGTAAAAGAAAGTGTTTCTCCTACAGGATATTCTCCTGCAGAAACAATTGATGAATTAAAAAAACCAAAGCAGATAAAAGAGTTTCTTGATCAGTATGTAATCGGGCAGGATCAGGCAAAAAAACAGCTGTCAATTGCTGTTTATAATCATTATAAAAGATTGCTTCACGCAAAAGAAGAAAACAGAGAAGTTGAGCTTGAGAAATCAAACATCATCATGATTGGTGAGACAGGAACGGGTAAGACTTTATTGGCAAAAACTATTGCTAAAGAACTAAATGTCCCTTTTTGTATTGTAGATGCTACGATTTTAACAGAAGCAGGATACGTAGGTGAAGACGTAGAAAGTATTTTGTCAAGACTTCTAATGGTAGCTGACTACGATGTAGAAAAGGCGGAGAAAGGAATTGTCTTCATAGACGAAATTGATAAAATTGCAAGAAAATCTGATAATCCAAGCATCACAAGAGATGTTTCCGGAGAAGGTGTACAGCAAGGTTTATTGAAATTGTTGGAAGGAAGTATTGTAAACGTTCCGCCACAAGGAGGAAGAAAACATCCGGATCAAAAATACATTCAGGTAAATACCCAAAATATTCTTTTCATTGCAGGTGGAGCTTTTGATGGGATCAAAGAGATCATCGAAAGAAGAATGAATAAGCAAGCCATTGGTTTTAGCTCTGAAAAAATTAACAAAGTGGGAGAAGATGATTATATATTAACAAATCTTAATGCTATTGATCTTCGTTCTTTTGGATTAATTCCTGAGCTTTTGGGAAGGTTTCCAATCATCACTTACTTAGAGAAGTTGACTAAAGAAACGATGATAAGAATTATGACTGAGCCTAAGAATTCTATTACCAATCAATTTGTTGAACTATTCAAGATGGATGGTACTAAACTGATCTTTACAGAAAGCTCAATCGACAAAATTGTAGAAGAGACGATGGAAAAAGGCCTTGGAGCAAGGGGGCTCAGAGGAACTACCGAAAAAGTATTAGAAGACTATATGTTCTCAATAGGTGAGGATGAAGAAATCATATTGACAGAAGATAATATTTTGATTAATAAGTGA
- a CDS encoding T9SS type A sorting domain-containing protein produces MKKNLLAIGLLAIGYSVQAQNVLLHVDDAAKMYVSAGTLVYNGGGLQSRGSGVIDLHGNMMVVGTTADGIKRIPTDGTGGTSVTPNPTNVILRINTPGTPVTSTYGQLYIKGIPQNNITGSVDKEYAATKHGAYQQLGVPFFNKTFASLSSELGGGFDEIRWNGREILKWSNTNLRFDGSNPPSTPIPNASVAGITIGLSTTTTLADRTAYYAVGTGTYVPTTLSTVKGRPFADGDGLGSVAVGTNVVNLTPSTIPASFGIGGNNRNVYQEKYNTYIGDAFDPIPAWTAPTFGKYLYQYSNPFLTNIDLSMIGFVEAGATTDNNNISNIWGVIVDPQNVTWNSNTGGTATYAETQKVTFDVSGKPLGNLPSLVIKPLNTFKIKLRTATAHTLDFDNLRRFAFTARTEDAANPYSVTASKNTNSGSIKQLGVLALDAAGNQIGETFYVVAPHFTTGNITDPSLGSVQAMTSTTSAMIQTFEESVNGGVDPNYSSAYRLYINEANENNYKGKRIDLSIFGQNVASLKFEVRDDTVLIPNNTHTLSSGTGFYYSVGNGQAAQIYQGAVIPVNASNFGLYYGTPQTQGALNTGDLTKKSRTLVTYNPNIDHYIVRFDSDWKSASIEVFDASGKLVISEKSVKTDSDYVIKLDSSLKAFYVVKVVGNDGTIVNSKILIK; encoded by the coding sequence ATGAAAAAAAATTTATTAGCTATAGGACTTTTAGCGATTGGTTATTCTGTTCAGGCGCAGAATGTTCTACTACATGTAGATGACGCTGCTAAAATGTATGTAAGTGCAGGAACTCTCGTTTATAACGGTGGAGGCTTGCAATCTCGAGGCAGTGGAGTTATTGACCTTCATGGTAACATGATGGTTGTAGGTACTACTGCTGATGGTATTAAAAGGATACCTACTGATGGAACAGGTGGTACATCAGTTACCCCCAACCCTACCAATGTTATTCTTAGAATAAACACACCAGGTACTCCGGTTACTTCGACGTATGGACAGCTTTACATTAAAGGGATTCCACAGAATAACATAACAGGATCTGTTGATAAAGAGTATGCAGCTACAAAGCATGGTGCATATCAGCAACTTGGTGTTCCGTTTTTCAATAAAACCTTTGCCTCTCTGAGCTCAGAGTTAGGTGGAGGATTTGATGAAATTAGATGGAATGGTAGAGAAATTCTAAAATGGAGTAATACGAACTTAAGATTTGATGGTTCTAATCCTCCAAGCACTCCAATTCCTAACGCAAGTGTTGCAGGCATTACAATTGGTTTAAGCACCACAACAACTTTAGCAGATAGAACGGCATATTATGCTGTGGGAACTGGTACTTATGTTCCTACTACATTAAGTACTGTGAAAGGTAGACCATTTGCAGACGGAGACGGTTTGGGTAGCGTTGCTGTTGGAACCAATGTTGTAAATTTAACTCCTTCTACCATTCCGGCATCTTTTGGGATTGGTGGTAATAATAGAAACGTATATCAAGAGAAATATAATACTTACATAGGTGATGCGTTTGATCCTATTCCGGCATGGACGGCACCAACATTTGGAAAATATTTGTATCAATACTCTAATCCTTTTCTTACCAATATAGATTTATCTATGATAGGGTTTGTAGAGGCAGGTGCAACTACTGATAACAATAACATATCAAATATTTGGGGGGTTATTGTTGATCCTCAAAATGTTACTTGGAATTCAAATACAGGTGGAACTGCAACATATGCAGAAACTCAAAAGGTTACTTTTGATGTATCTGGAAAACCTCTGGGTAATTTACCTAGTTTGGTTATCAAGCCTTTGAATACTTTTAAAATAAAACTGAGAACTGCTACAGCTCATACATTAGACTTCGATAACTTAAGAAGGTTTGCATTTACAGCAAGAACGGAAGATGCTGCTAATCCTTATTCAGTAACGGCGTCTAAGAATACAAACTCAGGCAGTATAAAACAGTTAGGTGTATTGGCACTTGATGCTGCAGGAAATCAGATAGGTGAAACTTTCTATGTTGTAGCACCTCACTTTACTACAGGTAATATCACTGACCCTAGCCTTGGTTCGGTACAAGCAATGACTTCTACTACATCTGCAATGATTCAGACATTTGAAGAAAGTGTGAATGGAGGAGTAGATCCTAATTATTCTTCTGCATATAGATTATACATTAATGAGGCTAATGAGAATAATTATAAAGGTAAAAGAATTGATTTAAGCATATTTGGTCAGAATGTAGCTTCACTTAAATTTGAAGTTAGAGATGATACTGTTTTAATTCCTAACAATACTCATACTTTATCTAGTGGTACAGGGTTTTACTATAGTGTAGGTAACGGTCAGGCTGCACAAATATATCAAGGCGCAGTTATTCCTGTAAATGCTTCTAATTTCGGTCTTTATTATGGAACTCCACAAACACAAGGAGCTTTAAACACGGGTGATTTAACTAAAAAGTCAAGAACATTAGTTACTTATAACCCTAATATTGATCATTACATAGTTCGTTTTGATTCAGATTGGAAATCTGCGTCTATTGAAGTCTTCGATGCAAGCGGTAAGCTGGTTATTTCTGAAAAGTCTGTGAAAACAGATTCAGACTACGTTATAAAATTAGATTCAAGTCTTAAGGCTTTCTATGTTGTAAAAGTAGTAGGTAACGACGGAACTATAGTAAATAGCAAAATATTAATAAAATAA
- a CDS encoding signal peptidase has translation MKFLVKKILPLLFLVVYGLGSAQNTPGTPCFPGDPCEKPPAPIDMYVYVLVIAAILMIAHFAKKYKAQKI, from the coding sequence ATGAAATTTCTTGTAAAAAAAATATTACCTCTTCTTTTTTTGGTAGTCTATGGTCTAGGTAGTGCACAAAATACACCAGGTACTCCATGTTTTCCAGGTGATCCTTGTGAAAAACCGCCCGCACCAATTGATATGTACGTCTATGTTTTAGTAATCGCAGCCATTTTAATGATTGCACATTTTGCTAAAAAATACAAGGCGCAAAAAATATAA
- a CDS encoding TlpA disulfide reductase family protein gives MKKIFVVSGMLSAFSLQAQFSVNIQAPADFKEQEAILYTLNGSKDIIVTKELNKNNSWTFKYPKNYSGMMKVYFPSTNNSVSFISENKNVSIKLETLNNKVKNVIYQDEANELMNSIQESSQKKEMILPALTQIKEYYKDNTDFGKALTSEIGRLSGTSTADFSKHPFVSYYNTNYAKFLSNDPTKKVSQDEVIDFFDKSNDMLESSSLVRPILVSFLNSGGNTNVGQSVDKLLDKLKVETPRGQTVLSELIDIFDIYEMTEFKNKYLTLAKNLKCTITDRLASTIKSNANVEIGAIFPNYKFQSAVNTTAKSIADVKADKKVIVFWSSTCSHCESELPKLLEKYNDMKAKNIQIIGLSLDADKDSYTKKIVAFPWINDSELRGWNSSYAETYNVHATPSYFILDANNKIISKPDHVGDVLSYLNLK, from the coding sequence ATGAAAAAGATATTCGTAGTATCAGGAATGTTGTCTGCATTCTCATTGCAGGCACAGTTTTCTGTAAACATTCAGGCACCCGCAGATTTCAAAGAGCAGGAAGCTATTTTATATACGCTCAATGGTTCCAAAGACATCATCGTTACAAAAGAACTCAATAAGAATAATTCATGGACTTTCAAATATCCCAAAAACTATTCGGGGATGATGAAGGTTTACTTTCCCAGTACCAATAACAGTGTCAGCTTTATTTCTGAAAATAAGAATGTAAGTATCAAGCTTGAAACTCTTAATAACAAAGTTAAAAACGTTATTTATCAGGATGAAGCCAATGAATTGATGAACAGTATTCAGGAATCATCTCAAAAGAAGGAAATGATACTTCCAGCTCTGACTCAGATAAAAGAATATTATAAAGACAATACAGATTTTGGTAAAGCACTTACGTCAGAGATAGGAAGACTTTCGGGAACAAGTACCGCTGATTTTTCTAAACATCCTTTTGTCTCTTATTACAATACCAATTATGCAAAGTTTTTATCAAACGATCCTACCAAGAAAGTTAGTCAGGATGAAGTAATAGATTTCTTTGATAAGTCAAATGACATGCTTGAATCATCATCACTAGTAAGACCTATTTTAGTGTCTTTTCTAAACTCTGGTGGAAATACCAATGTTGGGCAGTCTGTAGATAAGTTATTAGACAAGTTAAAGGTAGAAACGCCACGTGGACAAACCGTTTTATCAGAATTGATTGATATTTTTGATATCTATGAGATGACTGAGTTTAAAAATAAATATTTGACACTCGCAAAAAACCTCAAATGTACCATTACAGATAGATTGGCATCAACTATAAAGTCTAATGCTAATGTAGAAATTGGGGCGATATTCCCTAATTACAAATTTCAATCTGCGGTTAATACGACTGCTAAGTCGATTGCTGATGTAAAGGCAGATAAAAAAGTGATTGTATTCTGGTCTTCTACCTGCTCTCATTGTGAAAGTGAACTTCCGAAACTTCTGGAAAAATATAATGATATGAAAGCCAAAAACATTCAAATCATTGGTCTTTCTTTAGATGCTGACAAAGATTCTTACACGAAGAAAATTGTAGCCTTCCCATGGATCAATGATTCAGAATTGAGAGGTTGGAATAGTTCTTATGCGGAAACTTACAATGTACATGCAACACCAAGCTATTTTATTTTGGATGCTAACAATAAGATTATCAGCAAACCAGATCATGTAGGCGATGTTTTATCATATTTAAATCTAAAATAA
- a CDS encoding DUF3810 domain-containing protein has protein sequence MISAFESLFEIQKKIHQLIFSWIPFSVGDVLYILLGVFLFYFIIKCFKKKSRNESLLKILILLNIFYFTYQIFWGMLYFQKPIITKLPETEITLEKRKKLALKYLEKCKQTRSLVNENQQGVFNALNTKNIQVEILNQQNKLPSFISDKKADNINSFKPSLFKNIMSFTGILGYYNPFTAEAQYNAELPSSYLLFTLAHESSHQLGFAREQEANFIGYLIGVNSSNPELRYSTEYFTLKSLLNSIVYEDENFVNNVLKNYSAGMKRDRAYERKFILQHQGWLNDFFGFTNNLFLKSNQQEGSVTYSYFIDLLVRYEK, from the coding sequence ATGATTTCCGCCTTTGAAAGCTTATTTGAAATTCAAAAAAAAATACATCAGCTTATATTTTCTTGGATTCCGTTTTCAGTAGGAGACGTATTATATATCTTGTTGGGAGTTTTTCTTTTCTATTTTATCATTAAATGTTTTAAGAAGAAAAGTAGAAATGAATCACTTTTGAAAATACTGATTCTCCTGAATATCTTTTATTTTACATATCAGATTTTTTGGGGAATGCTTTACTTCCAAAAACCGATTATTACAAAACTTCCTGAGACAGAAATTACACTAGAAAAAAGAAAAAAATTAGCTCTAAAATACCTTGAAAAATGCAAACAGACAAGATCGCTTGTCAATGAAAATCAACAAGGAGTTTTCAATGCTTTAAATACCAAAAATATCCAGGTTGAAATTCTGAATCAGCAAAATAAACTTCCGTCTTTCATTTCTGATAAAAAGGCAGATAACATCAATTCTTTTAAACCAAGTTTATTTAAAAATATAATGAGTTTTACGGGCATCTTGGGATATTACAACCCTTTCACTGCAGAAGCTCAATATAACGCCGAATTACCGTCTTCTTACCTACTCTTTACTTTGGCTCATGAAAGTTCTCATCAGCTCGGATTTGCCCGTGAACAAGAAGCCAATTTTATTGGATATTTAATTGGTGTCAATTCCTCTAATCCTGAACTTAGATACAGCACCGAATATTTTACTTTAAAAAGTCTTTTAAACTCTATAGTTTATGAAGATGAAAATTTTGTCAATAATGTGCTTAAAAATTATTCTGCAGGAATGAAAAGAGACAGGGCTTACGAAAGAAAGTTCATCTTACAACACCAAGGTTGGCTCAATGATTTTTTCGGCTTTACAAACAATCTATTTTTAAAAAGTAATCAGCAGGAAGGTTCGGTTACTTATTCTTATTTCATTGATTTGTTAGTTCGTTACGAAAAGTGA
- a CDS encoding sugar MFS transporter yields the protein MSNYSKQTNWGQFIPLVTVFFFWGFVAASNDILIPVFKEAFNLSQTESMLVQICFYVAYTVGSLIYMAVSKGIKQDLVNKIGYKNGLIVGLLISASGTLLFYPAANMGSFPLMISGLFIVGLGFSLQQIVANPLAIEVGPSETGSQRLTMAGGINNLGTTIGPLIVSFAIFGSATAASDKISIESVKIPYLILGAAFVLVAIMLRFSSLPAITPTILEDVEEETVGSHKKSALQFPQLVLGMIAIFVYVGVEVSTASNLPAYMEKDLGFSTKEVAPYISLYWASMMIGRWTGAVDAFDIKAGFKKILRFLAPYLAFAVFLLVNAVAKHDLSPFYVYGLIIIAMIICDVMSKGNPARMLLIFSTAGIAALLIGMFTTGMTSVYAFTSVGLFCSTLWPCIFALAINGLGKHTNQGSGLLIMMIMGGGIVSLIQGYVADLTNIHFSYIVGVICFAYLAFYALRVSSILRSQGIDLDKISKGSGH from the coding sequence ATGTCAAATTATTCTAAACAAACTAACTGGGGCCAATTTATCCCTCTAGTAACCGTATTTTTTTTCTGGGGATTTGTTGCAGCGAGCAACGATATTCTTATTCCTGTATTTAAAGAGGCATTCAACTTGTCTCAAACCGAGAGTATGCTTGTTCAAATATGCTTTTATGTAGCATATACCGTGGGATCATTGATTTACATGGCGGTTTCAAAAGGAATTAAACAAGATTTGGTTAACAAAATTGGTTACAAAAACGGACTTATTGTTGGTCTTTTAATTTCGGCTTCTGGTACCTTATTGTTTTATCCAGCTGCCAATATGGGCTCATTCCCTCTTATGATTTCGGGTCTGTTTATTGTAGGTTTAGGATTTTCTCTACAACAGATTGTTGCCAATCCTTTAGCTATTGAAGTTGGGCCATCAGAAACAGGCTCTCAAAGATTGACCATGGCGGGAGGAATCAACAATTTGGGAACAACCATCGGCCCGCTTATTGTTTCATTTGCAATTTTCGGATCTGCAACAGCAGCAAGTGATAAGATAAGTATTGAAAGTGTAAAAATTCCGTATTTAATTTTAGGTGCTGCCTTCGTTCTAGTGGCTATCATGCTTAGATTTTCTTCTCTTCCTGCTATTACTCCGACTATTTTGGAAGATGTAGAAGAAGAAACTGTAGGCTCACATAAAAAATCTGCTCTTCAATTTCCTCAACTTGTTTTAGGTATGATTGCCATCTTTGTTTATGTAGGGGTAGAAGTTTCTACAGCAAGTAACCTTCCCGCATATATGGAAAAAGATCTAGGGTTTTCCACCAAAGAAGTTGCCCCTTACATCTCGCTATATTGGGCATCAATGATGATTGGGCGTTGGACAGGAGCAGTAGATGCTTTTGACATCAAAGCCGGATTCAAAAAAATACTCAGATTCTTGGCTCCCTATTTAGCTTTCGCTGTTTTCTTGCTTGTCAATGCAGTAGCAAAACATGATTTAAGTCCGTTTTATGTGTATGGATTAATTATCATTGCAATGATTATCTGCGACGTTATGAGTAAAGGAAACCCCGCAAGGATGCTTCTTATCTTCTCTACTGCAGGAATTGCAGCTCTACTGATCGGAATGTTTACAACTGGCATGACTTCAGTTTACGCTTTTACAAGTGTCGGGCTTTTCTGTTCTACGCTTTGGCCTTGTATTTTTGCTTTAGCTATTAATGGATTAGGAAAGCATACCAATCAAGGTTCCGGGCTTTTAATTATGATGATTATGGGTGGTGGAATTGTAAGTCTTATACAGGGGTACGTTGCAGATTTAACGAATATTCACTTTAGTTATATTGTAGGTGTTATTTGCTTTGCTTATTTAGCGTTCTATGCACTCCGTGTAAGTAGTATTTTAAGATCTCAGGGAATTGATTTGGATAAAATCTCTAAAGGAAGTGGACATTAA
- a CDS encoding 1-acyl-sn-glycerol-3-phosphate acyltransferase: MVKILNYLWRFWLVVLAFLLTILLGLPVYLFSLNKKTYKYAYIFIRIWCYGVFYGMGMRYELINLTDKKIDKNTQYVVISNHTSIMDIMLPCILFPNHPLCYVGKIELVKIPIFGTIYKRICVMVDRSSPRSRADVYRRCAEKMEESNSIVLFPEGGVPDDTSIVLDQFKDGAFTLSSKHHSPIAIFTFIGLKEMFPFDNSKGFPGKVKVYFNDILEPTESPKDLKMSSFETIKKTLTDYS, translated from the coding sequence GTGGTAAAGATTTTAAATTATCTCTGGAGGTTTTGGCTGGTTGTTTTGGCATTTTTGCTGACAATCTTATTAGGTTTACCCGTTTACTTATTTTCTCTCAACAAGAAAACCTACAAGTACGCTTACATTTTCATCAGAATCTGGTGTTACGGAGTTTTTTACGGAATGGGAATGAGATACGAGCTCATCAATCTTACTGATAAGAAAATCGATAAAAATACCCAGTATGTAGTCATCTCCAATCATACTTCGATTATGGATATCATGCTTCCGTGTATTTTATTTCCCAATCATCCGCTTTGTTATGTCGGGAAAATAGAACTGGTGAAAATTCCTATTTTCGGAACGATTTATAAAAGAATCTGTGTGATGGTAGACCGCAGCAGCCCAAGAAGCCGCGCCGATGTTTACCGAAGGTGTGCAGAAAAAATGGAAGAAAGCAACAGCATCGTACTTTTTCCGGAAGGTGGGGTTCCTGATGATACCTCCATAGTTTTAGACCAATTTAAAGATGGCGCATTCACCTTATCTTCAAAACATCATTCACCAATTGCTATTTTTACATTCATTGGCTTAAAAGAAATGTTTCCGTTTGATAACTCTAAAGGTTTCCCAGGAAAAGTGAAAGTTTACTTCAACGATATTCTCGAGCCAACCGAGTCTCCGAAAGATTTAAAAATGTCTTCATTCGAGACAATAAAAAAAACTTTAACTGATTACAGTTAA